One window from the genome of Phycisphaerales bacterium encodes:
- a CDS encoding mechanosensitive ion channel — translation MRSISSRLFVTAAILLVACGARSQDATEPLSQDSPVVAPEAAQAQPPAIDAPTTAQVQERIAEVEAREDLEDAQRDAILAPLRAALASLQQRSASQAQQQEFVDALAAAPGTIEQLRAEVDQPVTTPTLPDTSELPADEALEAVRAQIAEAEARLEAARAEQSRLEAEQATRAQKLAEAPVQLVEWGEALTQATTELAALPADPEDPAALARRWQKQAEAAELAARIARLEAEVASYNARRELLPLRQTLAQRKADAASRLLERLRAAETEAANRRARQAQQEALEQADDVADRQLSQIAERTSELASRRLGPQGTLERLESLRVARNRADEKLEDLQRRARTTAARVQAAGLTEIVGQSLRTELRNLSRYEPADDDQLKTRIDEAQLNLIEVEEELLEFRDVQAAIARARERVTNGADSLPADVERQITSIITSYVETLQALESEYRAYVNEGYELLTTRSALAETTDAFRTFIEERILWTRSVQGPSIPRVEDVLDGGVWLLGGSRDLTDPEPIGSNWVGALGELWPPNVLVVPVAIALIVSAWARRRARSALRSIAGKVRKFGTDSMRLTLEAIPLTIVVSLPLPIALGLVSLLLTGTEVEVAEAVGRALFDASILAFVLEFVRHAARTDGLFEAHFRWRRDGLTQFRRLVFLLEATILPLTVVTRAYVHQSDLVYNDAVGRPLFMLGQLVLAMFTAAAFAPWLPLVKNYLAKHRSGVINQTRWIWYPLFVAAPIALAVLAGLGFYYTAAQLDERFHLTVWLAVVATIAYNLVLRWLFIERRRMLVKRAQQRREEEAAERAEKAQGGGEDGGIEIETPELDAAEVDTQTRRVLVAAVLVGVVLGMYALWAQQLPALRMLERVQLWPNVRLVDSDRSAAPAFVDAQPAPASESTEQSADQSSEQASSSSGGGSGFNPFGSTSTGESTPSEGVNVVTLADVGSAFLFFAITWVLARNLPGLLEITLLKRLPLDAGARFAVTSILRYLLVIVGIFLGFGAIGIGWSQVQFLAAALTFGLAFGLQEIFANFISGLIILIERPMRVGDTVTVNNMNGKVTRIRMRATTVLDWELREVIIPNKVFITQEFTNWTLSDPRIRVTVPVGVSYGSDVRLVERELLELGKSQAHVVAEPRVRSLFLGFGDSTLNFELRVYLESYDFFLDVKSELHTRIAERFRELDIEIAFPQRDLNIRDIGPLADALAQRSRSDDRQPDTAEGTEEPR, via the coding sequence ATGCGTTCGATTTCTTCGCGATTGTTCGTGACCGCCGCAATCTTGCTCGTTGCGTGCGGTGCCCGTTCCCAAGACGCCACCGAGCCCCTGAGCCAGGACTCGCCGGTCGTGGCGCCCGAGGCGGCCCAGGCCCAACCGCCCGCGATCGACGCCCCGACCACCGCGCAGGTGCAGGAGCGCATTGCAGAGGTCGAGGCCCGAGAAGACCTGGAGGACGCCCAGAGGGATGCGATCCTCGCTCCGCTGCGTGCGGCGTTGGCATCGCTCCAGCAGCGCAGCGCGTCCCAGGCCCAGCAGCAGGAGTTCGTCGACGCACTCGCCGCGGCGCCGGGCACGATCGAGCAACTCCGCGCCGAGGTCGATCAGCCGGTCACCACCCCGACGCTCCCCGACACGAGCGAGCTGCCAGCCGACGAGGCCCTCGAGGCCGTCCGTGCCCAGATCGCAGAGGCCGAGGCCCGTCTCGAGGCAGCCCGCGCCGAGCAATCGCGCCTCGAGGCCGAGCAGGCAACGCGCGCGCAGAAGCTCGCGGAGGCCCCGGTCCAGCTCGTCGAGTGGGGAGAGGCCCTGACCCAGGCAACGACCGAGCTGGCCGCGCTGCCGGCCGACCCCGAGGATCCCGCCGCACTCGCCCGCCGATGGCAGAAGCAGGCCGAGGCGGCCGAGCTTGCCGCTCGCATCGCTCGGCTCGAGGCCGAAGTCGCCAGCTACAACGCCCGCCGCGAGCTCCTGCCGCTCCGCCAGACGCTCGCCCAGCGCAAGGCCGACGCGGCGTCACGGTTGCTCGAGAGGCTCCGCGCCGCCGAGACCGAGGCGGCGAACCGCCGCGCCCGCCAGGCCCAGCAAGAAGCCCTCGAGCAAGCCGACGACGTCGCCGATCGGCAGCTCAGTCAGATCGCCGAGCGCACGAGCGAGCTTGCGAGCCGGCGGCTCGGCCCGCAGGGCACGCTCGAGCGACTCGAGTCGCTCCGCGTCGCGCGGAATCGGGCCGACGAGAAGCTCGAGGATCTCCAGCGGCGGGCTCGCACGACGGCGGCGCGTGTCCAGGCCGCCGGCCTCACCGAGATCGTCGGCCAGTCGCTGCGAACCGAGCTGCGCAACCTTTCGCGCTACGAGCCAGCCGACGACGACCAGCTCAAGACCCGGATCGACGAAGCTCAGCTCAACCTGATCGAGGTCGAAGAAGAGCTGCTGGAGTTCCGCGACGTCCAGGCGGCCATCGCACGTGCACGCGAGCGCGTCACGAACGGTGCCGACTCGTTGCCCGCCGACGTCGAACGCCAGATTACGAGCATCATCACCAGCTACGTCGAGACGCTTCAGGCCCTCGAGTCCGAGTACCGGGCCTACGTGAACGAGGGGTACGAGCTCCTCACGACGCGGAGTGCCCTGGCCGAGACCACCGACGCCTTTCGGACGTTCATCGAAGAGCGCATCCTCTGGACCCGCAGCGTGCAGGGTCCGTCGATCCCGCGGGTCGAAGACGTCCTCGATGGTGGCGTGTGGCTCCTCGGCGGCTCTCGCGACCTCACCGATCCGGAACCCATCGGTTCGAACTGGGTCGGTGCCTTGGGCGAGCTGTGGCCGCCGAACGTGCTCGTCGTGCCCGTCGCCATCGCCCTGATCGTCTCGGCGTGGGCCCGCCGACGAGCCCGCAGCGCCCTGCGGTCGATCGCAGGAAAGGTCCGCAAGTTCGGCACCGACAGCATGCGGCTGACGCTGGAGGCCATCCCACTCACCATCGTCGTCAGCCTCCCGCTGCCCATCGCGCTCGGCCTGGTCAGCCTCTTGCTGACCGGCACCGAGGTCGAAGTCGCCGAGGCGGTCGGACGGGCGCTGTTCGACGCGTCCATCCTTGCCTTCGTGCTCGAATTCGTCCGACACGCCGCCCGGACGGACGGCCTGTTCGAGGCCCACTTCCGCTGGCGCCGCGATGGGCTCACGCAATTCCGCCGCCTCGTCTTCCTGCTCGAAGCCACCATCCTCCCGCTGACGGTCGTGACACGCGCCTACGTCCACCAGTCCGACCTGGTCTACAACGACGCAGTCGGCCGCCCACTGTTCATGCTGGGACAGCTCGTCTTAGCCATGTTCACCGCCGCGGCGTTTGCGCCCTGGCTGCCCTTGGTCAAGAACTACTTGGCCAAGCACCGTTCGGGCGTCATCAATCAGACGCGATGGATCTGGTATCCGCTGTTCGTCGCGGCGCCCATCGCGCTCGCCGTGCTCGCGGGCCTGGGCTTCTACTACACCGCCGCCCAGCTCGACGAGCGCTTCCACCTGACCGTCTGGCTCGCGGTCGTTGCGACCATCGCGTACAACCTCGTGCTCCGCTGGCTGTTCATCGAGCGCCGGCGCATGCTCGTCAAGCGCGCCCAGCAGCGTCGCGAAGAAGAGGCCGCCGAGCGCGCCGAAAAGGCCCAGGGCGGTGGCGAAGACGGCGGCATCGAGATCGAGACGCCCGAACTCGACGCCGCCGAGGTCGACACGCAGACGCGCCGCGTCCTCGTCGCGGCCGTGCTCGTCGGCGTGGTCCTGGGCATGTACGCGCTCTGGGCACAGCAGCTCCCGGCGCTCCGCATGCTCGAGCGCGTCCAGCTCTGGCCCAACGTCAGGCTCGTCGACTCGGACCGATCAGCGGCCCCCGCGTTCGTCGATGCACAGCCCGCCCCGGCTTCCGAGTCGACCGAGCAGTCCGCCGACCAATCCAGTGAGCAGGCATCGTCATCCTCGGGCGGCGGTTCGGGCTTCAACCCCTTCGGCTCCACTTCCACGGGCGAATCGACGCCGAGCGAGGGCGTCAACGTCGTGACGCTCGCCGACGTCGGTTCGGCCTTTCTCTTCTTTGCCATCACCTGGGTGCTGGCGCGGAACTTGCCCGGCCTGCTCGAGATCACCCTCCTCAAGCGGTTGCCGCTCGACGCGGGCGCCCGATTTGCCGTCACCAGCATCCTCCGATACCTGCTGGTCATCGTCGGCATCTTCCTGGGCTTCGGGGCCATCGGCATCGGCTGGTCGCAGGTCCAGTTCCTCGCCGCCGCGCTCACCTTCGGCCTTGCCTTCGGCCTGCAAGAGATCTTCGCCAACTTCATCTCGGGACTGATCATCCTCATCGAGCGGCCCATGCGCGTGGGCGACACCGTGACCGTGAACAACATGAACGGCAAGGTCACACGCATCCGCATGCGCGCGACCACCGTGCTCGACTGGGAACTCCGCGAGGTCATCATCCCCAACAAGGTCTTCATCACCCAGGAATTCACGAACTGGACGCTGTCGGACCCCCGAATCCGCGTCACCGTGCCCGTGGGTGTTTCCTACGGCTCCGACGTCCGCCTGGTCGAACGCGAGCTGCTCGAACTCGGCAAGTCCCAAGCCCACGTCGTCGCCGAGCCGCGCGTCCGCTCGCTCTTCCTGGGCTTCGGCGACAGCACGCTGAACTTCGAGCTGCGCGTCTACCTGGAGAGCTACGACTTCTTCCTCGACGTCAAGAGCGAGCTGCACACGCGCATCGCCGAGCGCTTCCGCGAGCTCGACATCGAGATCGCCTTCCCGCAGCGAGATCTCAACATCCGCGACATCGGACCGCTCGCCGACGCGCTCGCCCAGCGTTCACGCTCGGATGATCGCCAGCCCGATACTGCCGAAGGCACCGAGGAACCTCGATGA
- a CDS encoding CYTH domain-containing protein has protein sequence MADSGSGRDRCARKDATRMQSLEFRTELRDPETAMAALLRAGATPLVTLELRDTYFRVPSGVFKKREAVDEPVEYVFYDRRSGLAPRLCRFTLYDEPQMRLRFGRTDPPTWRVVCKTRVALMRANVRIHLDEVVGLGQFCELEAAVSKAHNVARCHENIGELRHILGPTLGEPVTGTYADMLDALEPERHVG, from the coding sequence ATGGCCGATAGTGGTTCCGGGCGCGATCGGTGCGCCCGGAAGGACGCCACGCGGATGCAGAGCCTTGAGTTTCGCACCGAGCTACGCGACCCGGAGACGGCCATGGCCGCGTTGCTGCGCGCCGGGGCCACGCCGCTGGTCACGCTCGAGCTACGCGACACCTACTTCCGCGTGCCCAGCGGCGTCTTCAAGAAGCGCGAGGCCGTCGACGAGCCGGTCGAGTACGTCTTTTATGACCGGCGGAGCGGGCTGGCACCGCGGCTGTGCCGCTTCACGCTGTACGACGAGCCGCAGATGCGGCTGCGGTTCGGCCGGACCGACCCGCCGACGTGGCGCGTGGTGTGCAAGACGCGTGTGGCGTTGATGCGAGCCAACGTCCGCATCCACCTGGACGAGGTCGTCGGGCTCGGGCAATTCTGCGAGCTCGAGGCAGCGGTGAGCAAGGCCCACAACGTCGCACGCTGCCACGAAAACATCGGCGAACTCCGCCACATCCTGGGTCCGACGCTGGGCGAACCGGTCACCGGCACCTACGCCGACATGCTCGACGCGCTCGAGCCCGAGCGGCACGTGGGCTAG
- the ligA gene encoding NAD-dependent DNA ligase LigA has protein sequence MAKKDEHARIAELRDLLTRANRAYYADADPIMSDTEFDRLLEELAGLEAKHPDLADPASPTVRVGGEPIEGFETRNHAVPMMSIDNTYNEAEVRAWVERVTKAIKSGGGGNAEADRFVCDPKVDGVAVSLRYEKGELAYALTRGDGASGDDVTHAVRTVRAIPLRLNAPKEQVPDVLEVRGELFIPLSQFARINRERAEAGEAPLMNPRNATAGTIKMLDPTVAADRKLGFVAHGRGEVDDGFAESFSQFMKQVKSMGMAVSPMATTARDADAVLAAIEQFNEDRHDLDYLTDGMVVRVNRFEQQELLGYTSKSPRWAIAYKYAAERATTVMLGVEHQVGKTGKITPRATMEPVLLAGTTVQHATLHNYGQIAQKDIRIGDTVEIEKAGEIIPYVLGVVASARSKDSTKIKPPKKCPACGGVVEIEPTEAAGNPKLETTRRCVNPECPAQVREKLVWFVGRRQMDIDGLGEKTIDLIRESDDIPLGHFSDIFRLHEHEEALRNLEGLGEKSVQQMLDGIEASKGRGMARVLAGLGIRHVGESTAKSLARVFPSVDALLEAEAWQLMPTALNSMSQAERERLTGSPDKLDDPPETGLGALTAPIVHEYLHSKAARETFDALREVGVDLSSKDYVDPAERQAIASADNSFAGRTFVMTGSLERFERNALKDVLEGLGAKVSGSVSKNTDVVVAGEKAGSKLEKAEKLGVEIWDEARLLKELPAEHRPG, from the coding sequence ATGGCCAAGAAGGACGAGCATGCCCGCATCGCCGAGCTCCGCGACCTGCTGACGCGGGCCAACCGGGCCTACTACGCCGACGCCGACCCCATCATGAGCGACACCGAGTTCGACCGGCTGCTCGAGGAGCTGGCCGGGCTCGAGGCGAAGCACCCTGACCTTGCCGACCCCGCCAGTCCGACGGTGCGCGTGGGCGGCGAGCCGATCGAAGGCTTCGAGACGCGCAATCACGCCGTCCCGATGATGAGCATTGACAACACCTACAACGAGGCCGAGGTTCGGGCCTGGGTCGAACGGGTCACCAAGGCGATCAAGTCCGGCGGGGGCGGCAACGCCGAGGCGGACCGCTTCGTGTGCGACCCGAAGGTCGACGGCGTCGCGGTCAGCCTGCGCTACGAGAAGGGCGAGCTGGCGTACGCCCTCACCCGAGGCGACGGAGCCAGCGGCGACGACGTGACCCACGCCGTGCGCACCGTCCGCGCGATCCCCCTGCGCCTCAACGCACCCAAGGAGCAGGTGCCCGACGTGCTCGAGGTCCGCGGCGAGCTGTTCATCCCGCTGTCGCAGTTCGCCCGCATCAACCGCGAGCGGGCCGAGGCGGGCGAGGCGCCGCTCATGAATCCGCGCAACGCGACGGCGGGCACCATCAAGATGCTCGACCCAACGGTGGCGGCCGATCGAAAGCTGGGCTTCGTCGCCCATGGCAGGGGTGAGGTCGACGACGGCTTTGCCGAGTCATTCAGTCAGTTCATGAAGCAGGTCAAATCGATGGGGATGGCAGTGAGCCCGATGGCCACGACCGCTCGCGACGCCGACGCGGTGCTCGCGGCCATCGAGCAGTTCAACGAAGATCGCCACGACCTGGACTACCTGACCGACGGCATGGTCGTGCGCGTCAACCGCTTCGAGCAGCAGGAGCTGCTGGGCTACACGAGCAAGAGCCCGCGGTGGGCCATCGCATACAAGTACGCCGCCGAGCGCGCGACGACCGTCATGTTGGGCGTGGAACACCAGGTCGGCAAGACCGGCAAGATCACGCCCCGCGCCACGATGGAGCCCGTGCTGCTCGCCGGCACCACCGTGCAGCACGCCACGCTGCACAACTACGGCCAGATCGCCCAGAAGGACATCCGCATCGGCGACACCGTCGAGATCGAGAAGGCCGGCGAGATCATTCCGTACGTGCTGGGCGTGGTGGCGTCGGCGCGGTCGAAGGACAGCACCAAGATCAAGCCGCCCAAGAAGTGCCCGGCGTGCGGCGGCGTCGTCGAGATCGAGCCGACCGAGGCAGCCGGCAACCCGAAGCTGGAGACGACGCGCCGCTGCGTCAACCCCGAGTGCCCCGCCCAGGTCCGCGAGAAGCTCGTGTGGTTCGTGGGCCGCCGGCAGATGGACATCGACGGGCTGGGCGAGAAGACCATCGACCTGATCCGCGAGAGCGACGACATCCCGCTCGGGCACTTCTCGGACATCTTCCGCTTGCACGAGCACGAGGAGGCGCTGCGAAACCTGGAGGGCCTAGGCGAGAAGTCGGTGCAGCAGATGCTCGACGGCATCGAGGCCTCGAAGGGCCGCGGCATGGCCCGCGTGCTGGCGGGGCTGGGCATCCGCCACGTGGGCGAGAGCACGGCCAAGTCGCTCGCGCGCGTGTTCCCGTCGGTCGATGCGTTGCTCGAGGCCGAGGCGTGGCAGCTCATGCCCACGGCCCTGAACTCGATGAGCCAGGCCGAGCGTGAGCGGCTGACCGGCTCGCCCGACAAGCTCGACGACCCGCCCGAGACCGGGCTGGGCGCGTTGACGGCACCGATCGTGCACGAGTACCTGCACTCGAAGGCGGCGCGCGAGACGTTCGATGCGTTGCGAGAGGTCGGCGTCGATCTATCGAGCAAGGACTACGTCGATCCGGCCGAACGACAAGCGATCGCGTCGGCCGACAACTCCTTCGCCGGGCGCACCTTCGTGATGACCGGCTCGCTGGAGCGTTTCGAGCGGAACGCGCTCAAGGATGTGCTCGAGGGGCTGGGCGCGAAGGTCTCGGGCTCGGTCAGCAAGAACACCGACGTGGTCGTCGCCGGCGAGAAGGCCGGCAGCAAGCTCGAGAAGGCCGAGAAGCTGGGCGTCGAGATATGGGACGAGGCCAGGCTGCTCAAGGAGCTGCCCGCCGAGCATCGGCCGGGATAA
- a CDS encoding CorA family divalent cation transporter — MSAMKFTAMAPDSGVLIHASPAGVERNPQAPIEQIITGEAAWRWLHLDHNRPNAAEWLRLQQDLPEDVADAMLALQTRPRCVQWNGGLLFIGRGVNLNAEAMPEDMISIRAWLTPGRLVTVVRRRLRAAEDVAASIEMPVPKVKVDAAGELLLMLLENLLERMTPTVTESGEQIDDYLEDVIDEDTRVDRRDIARLRLRIITLRRYALPLRDAIAELRLAPPTLMPKDLTPALVELSDRITRLVDELDNQNVRAELARAEVAGQEDETLNRRLYALAIVTAIFLPLSFLTGLLGMNVAGVPFTQQPWAIWVWLAVFGAVLAGQLWLLRRLKWL; from the coding sequence ATGAGCGCGATGAAGTTCACGGCCATGGCGCCCGACTCGGGCGTTCTCATCCACGCGTCGCCCGCCGGCGTCGAGCGCAACCCGCAGGCGCCCATCGAGCAGATCATCACGGGCGAGGCCGCGTGGCGCTGGCTCCACCTCGACCACAACCGGCCCAACGCCGCCGAGTGGCTGCGTCTACAGCAAGACCTGCCCGAGGACGTTGCCGACGCCATGCTCGCCCTACAGACGCGGCCGCGCTGCGTGCAGTGGAACGGCGGGCTGCTCTTCATCGGCCGGGGCGTCAACCTCAACGCCGAGGCGATGCCCGAAGACATGATCTCGATCCGCGCCTGGCTCACGCCCGGCCGGCTCGTCACCGTCGTTCGCCGCCGCCTGCGCGCCGCCGAAGACGTCGCCGCCAGCATCGAGATGCCCGTGCCCAAGGTCAAGGTCGATGCGGCCGGCGAACTGCTGCTCATGCTCCTGGAGAACCTGCTCGAACGCATGACGCCCACCGTCACCGAGAGCGGCGAGCAGATCGACGACTACCTCGAAGACGTCATCGACGAAGACACCCGCGTCGACCGCCGGGACATCGCACGACTCCGCCTCCGCATCATCACGCTCCGTCGCTATGCCCTGCCGCTGCGCGACGCCATCGCCGAGCTCCGCCTCGCACCGCCCACGCTCATGCCCAAGGATCTCACGCCGGCCCTCGTCGAGCTCTCGGACCGCATCACTCGGCTCGTCGACGAACTTGATAACCAGAACGTCCGCGCCGAGCTCGCGCGGGCCGAGGTCGCCGGCCAGGAAGACGAGACGCTCAACCGCCGCCTCTACGCGCTGGCCATCGTGACGGCGATCTTTCTGCCGCTCTCGTTCCTCACGGGCCTGCTCGGCATGAACGTCGCGGGCGTCCCCTTCACGCAGCAGCCATGGGCGATCTGGGTCTGGCTGGCGGTGTTCGGTGCCGTGCTGGCCGGCCAGCTGTGGCTGCTGCGCAGGCTGAAGTGGCTCTAG
- a CDS encoding bifunctional 5,10-methylenetetrahydrofolate dehydrogenase/5,10-methenyltetrahydrofolate cyclohydrolase — protein MPEATIIDGRALAARYRDEIARRAAALQSQGRPVRLDALLVDDGDSAARQYADSQQRTCEALGIGYRLHTLHAHAGFDEIAGRVLLLNSKDECHAIMVHLPMPEGVDAYEVQRRIDPDKDVEGVNPANIGNVVYGRSSLAPCTALATLRMVLSTGVELKGARCVVVGAGDVVGKPIAVLLMQQEATVISCNVHTEGAAELARTADVVIAAAGVPELVKADWVKPGAVVVDVGVNRVAQDDGSTKTVGDVAFEEVKQKAAFISPVPGGVGPMTVAMLLRNVVAAAEGGVSDL, from the coding sequence GTGCCCGAGGCAACCATCATCGACGGCAGGGCCCTGGCCGCTCGCTACCGCGACGAGATCGCGCGGCGCGCCGCCGCGCTCCAGTCGCAGGGCCGGCCCGTCCGGCTCGACGCCCTGCTCGTCGACGACGGCGACAGCGCCGCGAGGCAGTACGCCGACAGCCAGCAGCGGACCTGCGAAGCGCTGGGCATCGGCTATCGACTCCACACGCTCCACGCCCACGCCGGCTTCGACGAGATCGCCGGCCGCGTGCTGCTGCTGAACTCCAAGGACGAGTGCCATGCCATCATGGTGCACCTGCCCATGCCCGAGGGCGTGGATGCCTACGAGGTCCAGCGGCGGATCGATCCGGACAAGGACGTCGAGGGCGTCAACCCGGCCAACATCGGAAACGTCGTCTACGGCCGCAGCAGCCTGGCGCCGTGCACGGCCCTGGCAACGCTGCGCATGGTGCTTTCGACGGGCGTCGAGCTCAAGGGGGCGCGGTGCGTCGTGGTGGGGGCGGGCGACGTGGTGGGCAAGCCGATCGCCGTGCTCCTGATGCAGCAGGAGGCCACCGTCATCAGCTGCAACGTGCACACGGAAGGGGCGGCCGAGCTCGCCCGTACGGCCGACGTGGTGATCGCGGCTGCGGGCGTGCCCGAGCTCGTCAAGGCCGATTGGGTCAAGCCCGGCGCGGTCGTGGTTGACGTCGGCGTCAACCGGGTCGCCCAAGACGATGGTTCGACCAAGACGGTCGGCGACGTGGCGTTCGAAGAGGTCAAGCAGAAGGCAGCCTTCATCAGCCCCGTGCCGGGAGGCGTTGGGCCGATGACCGTTGCGATGCTGCTGCGGAACGTCGTGGCAGCCGCGGAGGGCGGCGTGAGCGATCTGTAG